In the Besnoitia besnoiti strain Bb-Ger1 chromosome XII, whole genome shotgun sequence genome, one interval contains:
- a CDS encoding hypothetical protein (encoded by transcript BESB_022170), with product MSAKRLHIVARRGCRSPLRVCLFEEEREGPICSTSSLPGKLKSRQRAATFGALVRATSTGHRQPAALLPPPHGSSNVRILFAVLAKEGSERKNGHWCPFDELLGGVAALNDLRQAVLEKQARRLRELSAYYQKCQHLSEENNYLKCRQRALARQLKEVEEASRAQRDAELKKMSALNTHLLHDNMVLHTSLASLINGQPTVVAGLFEEDTIFWEVPNFALLLQGRTCTRVVSPWLKSEKRRNCRVRFLLYPFGTRQDRLAQATGKNSCEPPACGTQCPSLFVRMKGDVEATFYLFYGRRCTSPVTYKFSESLGGGRSFYRHDFCSSWRDDLRHLGEEPFYVGLSLLQCCQRSQYLIRHHDHHSADLNRRSLRLG from the exons ATGAGCGCCAAGAGGCTCCATATTGTAGCgagacgcggctgcagaagTCCGCTTCGTGTCTGTCTTTTCGAGGAGGAACGAGAAGGGCCGATCTGCTCCACATCGAGTCTTCCCGGAAAACTGAAGAGCAGGCAACGCGCAGCCACCTTCGGGGCGCTCGTCCGCGCCACGAGCACCGGTCATCGGCAGCCCGCTGCACTCCTTCCGCCTCCCCACGGGTCGAGCAATGTAAGGATTCTCTTTGCTGTATTGGCCAAGGAGGG TTCGGAGCGGAAGAATGGCCATTGGTGCCCGTTTGATGAACTTCTGGGCGGAGTGGCGGCGCTCAACGACCTACGACAAGCTGTGCTTGAGAAACAGGCCAGACGCTTGCGCGAGCTGTCCGCCTACTATCAAAAGTGTCAGCATCTTTCAGAGGAGAACAACTACCTCAAATGCCGACAGCGAGCCCTCGCCAGGCAGTTGAAAGAAGTTGAGGAAGCAAGCCGGGCCCAG agagacgccgaacTCAAGAAGATGTCCGCCTTGAACACCCATTTGCTTCACGACAACATGGTCCTTCACACATCCCTGGCCTCGCTGATCAACGGGCAGCCGACGGTTGTCGCGGGGTTGTTCGAGGAAGACACCATCTTCTGGGAAGTCCCGAACTTCGCCTTGCTGCTTCAAGGACGCACGTGCACACGAGTCGTCAGTCCTTGGctgaagagcgagaagcgcagaAACTGCCGCGTGCGGTTTCTCTTGTATCCGTTCGGAACAAGACAGGACCGCCTGGCACAGGCCACTGGGAAGAACTCCTGCGAGCCGCCTGCGTGTGGAACGCAGTGCCCTTCTTTATTTGTCCG AATGAAAGGCGACGTGGAAGCAACTTTCTACCTCTTCTACGGAAGACGGTGCACTTCACCCGTGACGTATAAATTCAGTGAATCACTGGGAGGGGGGCGTTCTTTCTACCGCCACGACTTTTGCAGCTCGTGGCGCGACGACCTCCGTCACCTCGGAGAAGAGCCGTTCTATGTAGGACTCTCGCTATTGCAGTGCTGTCAGAGATCGCAGTATCTGATCCGACATCATGACCATCACTCCGCTGACCTGAATCGGCGATCTCTGCGCCTAGGCTGA
- a CDS encoding hypothetical protein (encoded by transcript BESB_022180): MTPLYPCSCMSANCPDIPRLSSYSDEKSNDGARRLHQSPALQKAERSTQGGVGASARSRKPAEWPSGLRRCVKAAVRKGVGSNPTSVSFFSHGLSASPCLFPYMGPKQHPVYCVPG, translated from the exons ATGACGCCTCTATATCCGTGCAGTTGTATGTCTGCGAATTGCCCCGATATTCCTAGACTCAGCTCGTATTCAGACGAGAAGTcgaacgacggcgcgcgaaggctaCACCAGTCGCCAGCCCTCCAGAAAGCCGAGAGATCCACACAGGGGGGCGTGGGGGCCTCTGCACGGTCCCGGAA ACCGGCAGAATGGCCGAGTGGTCTAAGGCGCTGCGTTAAGGCCGCAGTCCGAAAGGGCGTGGGTTCGAACCCCACTTCTGTCAGCTTTTTCTCCCACGgactctccgcctccccttGTTTGTTCCCATACATGGGTCCAAAACAACATCCGGTTTATTGTGTTCCTGGTTAG
- a CDS encoding hypothetical protein (encoded by transcript BESB_022190): protein MSSAVPPAAPAASLRQRLPPLPPQTPPVGRSSSAPSPPPPVNSGPASSSFPPAPLASPPGVSGPQPGFAPPPHYPPTHGLKAPAVKPPAAPPSGPVGAGSTRVAPPPSSEAASPRASSLDGAEGQQAPLTNGVGCLPSSVRLERDSRRDVAAAEGGGGGRGREAQGARPRVKPLKLPARVASLPPPSAAVRLSVKLGQRQLEQSGENGTYVAAAAWMRATEAARLLLGEPRAGGGSGVPTPAAADGRGGGGLRGAGTPQAGGLSRAAKRVSAAQSDAPEGSAAAEAEEEAKKLHAAEVEELQRRLAEQERRAAEQVSELEARERELRGRLQALETQVLQAQRRSSPSKGVSELFAAQQQLQQLRQEHCELQRREQELVEKERDLQLQLEQHQKQLEQLHQEVRDLQQRPAEEQSSTASSLNGLSKPLAPHDAAGTAASREVARLERRVRDLEQLHRETEERDAMRIRALEEENRLLKRSANFSASGSSHGAGRSLALSGAPFELRTLQQLQEKLQRLRQQHQQIPNEGAGAARGAASDAERDGDAPPGGHDAEQESAAAVWDAFEALLQKLVAAQEVQATLAGGLGAGAPAWGGISRQRSLSRCSSASRLTAPPLPPGAREHVSAALTASASGGAPGGIAAPFNSGGGRLLPPTPSACSMISDSIARSSVGRRAMNAGVIAAAVQQVQQAVAKSLESDSAARQKAADLRNFHRKSFSELTSRLAGNVAVAQSLTGSRCRTPASPSHLSVTSTAPMLPHHASPLAESPPPDSCTTPASSVLVSAAASLAAPQSGEPQPDSGDDASSGRLGYQPAAEGGGRSSETAPPAPPCMQPAPSVSPPSRPLRDSPPSQPPLEALFAPQTPDSTLPAGVRGASREQGAKSGVDDAGDGLGAAPGAGRRGGEPEAQAGEAVRCGSLPGLTRGGEAGPFADAAASPLPLTPREFAAPTAPSPARPVTPVTPVAPVGAPVLQSPFGASPPASVPLQQPFQAPTAGRYPAGPLASPGCSPSVAGHSCRSSQELFGVAPPTSPVPVPPAAAAPRSLQAIPAFASPPLSGPATAGAAPAAGERRGSQPTVEGAPSSAEPAAAQEAAASSWPVFDRHGNRQGCVEGPVPGGEVSQEGSLPLEKTVTPGAACRVLPTTPFMAREPQSGSGTAPTGSFCEGPGQAGTAVHASMKLGQAPTPPPAVSHPLGAGPVAVLRPPQGGSLVPGLGVGYPPQAPGFDAGASPAASAHLPLAGASPPASAPVSSSVGTILGAPGVAAPAPAPPVGGVEEGAEGKGFWDEDDFDEWNIDDAPTQTRPDADAPEDPWQAAPASQPVGQLRPGPSPASRPPFNSSSAPPPMPAKLMGTLSSPPNGFEPRHGASVGGWNGLAHTPQPVAGPYSARLTTHMQQRPNSAGHRPIEDLFS from the exons ATGTCGTCCGCGGTCCCTCCGGCGGCCCcggccgcgtctctccggCAGCGGCTCCCGCCACTGCCTCCTCAGACCCCCCCGGTGGGGcggtcgtcgtccgcgccctcgcccccgccccccgtcAACTCAGGccccgcgtcttcctcttttcctccggctcctctcgcgtctccgccgggtGTCAGCGGCCCGCAGCCtggcttcgcgccgccgccgcactaCCCCCCCACGCACGGGCTCAAGGCACCGGCGGTgaagccgccagccgcgcctccgtcaGGCCCCGTGGGGGCGGGGTCAACTCgagtggcgccgccgccgtccagcgaggccgcgtccccccgcgcgtcgtcgctggacggcgcagagggacagcaggcgccgctcacCAACGGGGTCGGCTGCCTGCCGTCGAGCGTTCGCCTCGAgagagactcgcggcgggacgtggcggcggcggagggcggtgGTGGCGGCCGGGGCagggaggcgcagggcgcgcggcccCGCGTCAAGCCTCTCAAGCtcccggcgcgcgtcgcctccctcccgccgccctctgccgctGTGCGTCTGAGTGTTAAGTTGGGACAGCGTCAACTGGAGCAGTCGGGCGAGAACGGGACTTACgtggctgcagccgcgtggATGAGAGCcacggaggctgcgcggctgctgctgggggagccccgcgccggcggcggctcgggggtcccgacgcccgcggcggccgacggtcgcggggggggggggctgcggGGCGCGGGGACCCCCCAGGCAGGAGGCTTATCGCGAGCGGCTAAGCGCGTGAGCGCCGCGCAGTCTGACGCGCCggagggcagcgcggcggctgaagcggaggaagaagccaagaagctgcacgcggcggaagtcgaagagctgcagcggaggctcGCCGAGcaagagcggcgcgcggccgagcAGGTCAGCGAGCTGGAGGCCCGTGAGCGGGagcttcgcgggcgcctccagGCCCTCGAGACCCAGGTGCTGCAGGCCCAGCGGCGGAGTTCCCCCAGCAAGGGGGTGAGTgagctcttcgccgcgcagcagcagctgcagcaactGAGGCAGGAGCActgcgagctgcagcggcgcgaacAGGAGCTCGTCGAGAAAGAGCGCGACCTGCAACTCCAACTCGAGCAGCACCAGAAACAACTCGAACAGCTCCACCAGGAGGTCAGGGACCTTCAgcagaggcccgcggaggAACAGTCGTCgaccgcgtcctcgctgaACGGGCTCTCcaagccgctcgcgccgcacgaCGCAGCAGGGACCGCCGCGTCCCGTGaggtcgcgcggctcgaACGAAGGGTCAGGGATCTGGAGCAACTGCACCGGGAGactgaggagagagacgccatGCGGAttcgcgcgctggaggaagaGAACAGATTGCTCAAGAGAAGTGCAAACTTTTCGGCGTCGGGAAGCAGCcacggcgcaggccgctcgctcgcgctctcgggGGCGCCCTTCGAGCTCCgcactctgcagcagctgcaggaaaAACTCCAGCGGCTGAGACAGCAGCACCAGCAGATTCCGaacgaaggcgccggcgcggcgcggggggctgcgagcgacgcagaacgcgacggagacgcacCCCCTGGGGGGCACGACGCTGAGCAAGAAAGTGCCGCAGCGGTCTGGGACGccttcgaggcgctgctgcagaaacTGGTCGCCGCGCAAGAAGTGCAGGCGACGCTGGCTGGGGGCCTGGGGGCAGGGGCCCCCGCATGGGGCGGCATCTCGAGGCAGCGCAGTCTCAGTcggtgcagcagcgcgagtcggctgacggcgccgcctctgcctcctggGGCGCGGGAGCACGTGAGTGCGGCGTTgaccgcctcggcctccggaggcgcgccaggggggatcgcggcgccgttcaactccggcggcggtcgccttctgccgccgacgccttctgcgtgctcCATGATTTCAGACAGCatcgcgcgcagcagcgtggGACGCCGCGCGATGAACGCGGGCGtcatcgccgccgcggttcAGCAAGTTCAGCAGGCCGTCGCGAAGAGCCTCGAAAGCgactctgcggcgcgacAAAAGGCCGCAGACCTGCGAAACTTCCACAGGAAAAGCTTCAGTGAACTCACCTCTAGACTGGCGGGAAACGTTGCCGTGGCGCAGTCCCTCACGGGCTCGCGGTGTCGCACGCCAGCGTCGCCCAGTCACCTGAG cgtcacCTCGACTGCGCCGATGCTGCCTCACCACGCGTCTCCCCTCGccgagtcgccgccgcctgacAGCTGCACCACACCGGCGTCCTCTgtcctcgtctctgcggccgcctcgctggcggcgccgcagagtgGCGAGCCACAGCCTGAtagcggcgacgacgcgtccTCTGGGCGACTGGGATACCAGCCAgcagcggagggcgggggccGCTCTTCAGAAACCgcccctccggcgccgccgtgcatgcagcccgcgccctcggtcagcccgccgtcgcgtccgctgcgAGACAGCCCCCcgtcgcagcctccgctCGAGGCTCTCTTTGCGCCGCAGACACCCGACTCCACGCTGCCTGCTGGAGTTCGAGGCGCGAGCCGTGAACAGGGTGCGAAGAGTGGAGTGGAtgacgcgggcgacgggctCGGTGCGGCCCCAGGGGCggggcgccgaggcggggAGCCCGAGGCGCAAGCTGGCGAGGCAGTTCGCTGCGGATCGCTCCCTGGGCtgactcgcggcggcgaggcgggtcCTTTCGCAgatgctgcagcgtctccacTGCCACTGACGCCGCGGGAGTTtgccgcgccgacggcgccgtcgcccgctcGGCCGGTCACGCCCGTCACCCCGGTCGCCCCCGTTGGGGCTCCAGTCCTGCAGAGTCCGTTCGGTGCGAGTCCGCCGGCTTctgtgccgctgcagcagccctTCCAGGCTCCGACCGCGGGGCGGTACCCTGCGGGGCCCTTGGCGTCGCCAGGGTGCTCGCCGAGCGTCGCAGGGCACTCTTGCCGATCGAGCCAAGAGCTGTTCGGGGTCGCGCCCCCCACGTCGCCGGTTCCAGTCCctccagcggctgccgccccgcGGTCGCTTCAAGCGATtccggccttcgcctctcccccgcTTAGCGGGCCTGcgaccgccggcgcggcgccagcggctggCGAGAGGCGGGGAAGTCAACCGACCGTGGAAGGAGCGCCGAGCTCGGCGGagccggctgctgcgcaggaagccgcggcttcttcgtggCCTGTTTTTGACCGGCACGGCAATCGCCAGGGCTGCGTGGAAGGCCCCGTCCCTGGCGGCGAGGTCTCCCAAGAGGGATCCCTGCCGCTTGAGAAGACTGTGACCCCCGGCGCGGCATGTCGCGTGTTGCCGACGACGCCTTTCATGGCaagagagccgcagagcggGTCCGGCACCGCGCCCACTGGCTCCTTTTGTGAGGGGCCTGGACAGGCCGGCACAGCCGTGCACGCGTCCATGAAACTCGGGCAAGCGCCcaccccgccgccggctgttTCGCAcccgctcggcgccggcccTGTGGCGGTGCTGCGTCCCCCCCAGGGGGGGAGTCTAGTGCCTGGTCTTGGCGTGGGCTACcccccgcaggcgcctggATTCGACGCAGGGGCGtcccccgcggcctcggcgcatctgccgctcgcgggagcttcgccgccggcgtccgcgccggtCTCGAGTTCCGTCGGGACTATTCTGGGGGCTCCAGGGGtagcagcgcccgcgcctgcgccgccggtgGGAGGCGTTGAGGAGGGAGCAGAGGGCAAAGGATTCTGGGACGAGGATGACTTCGATGAATGGAACATTGACgacgcgccgacgcagacgcggccggATGCCGATGCGCCCGAGGACCCGTGGCAAGCTGCGCCGGCTAGTCAGCCTGTGGGTCAGCTCCGACCCGGGCCGTCTCCAGCTAGCCGGCCCCCTTTCAACAGCTCcagcgcccctccgccgATGCCGGCGAAGCTTATGGGGACTCTCTCCTCCCCACCGAACGGGTTCGAGCCGCGCCACGGCGCATCTGTCGGAGGATGGAATGGCCTCGCCCACACGCCGCAGCCAGTCGCGGGACCCTACAGCGCGAGACTCACAACGCACATGCAGCAACGCCCAAACAGCGCCGGGCACCGTCCTATTGAAGATCTCTTCAGCTAA
- a CDS encoding hypothetical protein (encoded by transcript BESB_022200): MMGISRAVLRILLSSAFTADASFATASPDQRDRRIIPRPLLPKTSCGSQGARRPPAEWPSGLRRCVKAAVRKGVGSNPTSVRFSHFLHL, translated from the exons ATGATGGGGATCAGCAGAGCGGTGCTTCGCATTCTACTTTCGTCCGCATTCACGGCAGATGCGTCATTTGCTACTGCATCACCCGATCAAAGGGATCGCCGCATTATTCCGCGGCCTTTGTTACCGAAGACATCCTGCGGAAGTCAGGGCGCCAGGCG GCCCCCGGCAGAATGGCCGAGTGGTCTAAGGCGCTGCGTTAAGGCCGCAGTCCGAAAGGGCGTGGGTTCGAACCCCACTTCTGTCAGATTTTCTCATTTTCTCCATTTATAG
- a CDS encoding putative coatomer protein complex, gamma sub-unit (encoded by transcript BESB_022210) — protein sequence MLSQFYVLAPRGDCLITKDYRSDAPKGAAEIFYRHVTCAQVPAAVANFSVSGAAGGAKSSACACRSALAGISALMSRGAGATGEAAPLFCVNGVTFAYLRRSGLYFVLTTQQNPSPALLIELLHRLTKIIQDFCGVLNEEAIRKNFVLIYELLDETIDFGYPQLTSTESLKSAVYSETVLVDPPPLKHLGGLSTLTNLAPKTIPSNASHRPVGATAGEGLRGAAFGGRGPRAVGGVTRRSEIFVDVLERLTVVLSANGHVAHASLDGSIQMKSYLDGKFLLKLALNDDIVFNQGLESQLGGFANGAGRGGGGSTVSVDACNFHECVDLAEFDAPQRVLTFVPPDGEFVLMNYRVAHCQAVPFRIFPLVDWRAGQTKGELTVKVKADVPEQTYAASVTVSVPLPKSIIACSTDVFPPLPVQARPFAIFSAEFLPAEKRLVWNIRKFHGGAEMILRARFTSSTPATATASHRKEFGPINMTFEIPMFNVSNLQVRYLRIADKNGAASPFRWVRYVTQSSSYICRV from the exons atGCTTTCGCAGTTTTACGTGCTCGCCCCTCGGGGGGACTGTCTGATCACGAAGGACTAccggagcgacgcgccgaagggcgccgcggagatcTTTTACAGGCACGTGACCTGCGCGCAAGTCCCGGCGGCAGTCGCCAACTTCTCAGTCTCTGgggctgcgggcggcgccaagtcgagtgcatgcgcctgtcgctcggcgctcgccggcatCTCCGCGCTGATgagtcgcggcgcgggcgcaacgggcgaggccgcgccgctcttctgCGTCAACGGAGTCACGTTCGCCTacctgcggcgcagcggcctctaCTTCGTCTTGACAACGCAGCAGAATCCTTCCCCCGCGCTTCTTATCGAGCTGCTCCATCGCCTTACGAAAATCATTCAG GATTTCTGCGGCGTGTTGAATGAGGAGGCGATTCGGAAGAACTTTGTGCTGATCTACGAGCTCCTCGACGAGACCATCGACTTTGGCTACCCTCAGCTGACTTCGACAGAGTCCCTGAAGTCCGCGGTCTACTCAGAAACTGTCCTCGTAGACCCCCCGCCCCTCAAGCAC CTGGGAGGCTTGTCTACACTGACGAACTTGGCGCCTAAGACGATTCCGAGCAACGCGTCGCACCGGCCTGtgggcgcgaccgcgggcgAGGGTCTCCGGGGGGCGGCGTTCGGgggccgcgggcctcgcgcggtTGGTGGCGTaactcgccgcagcgagatTTTTGTGGACGTTTTGGAGCGGCTGACGGTTGTTCTGAGTGCGAACGGCCACGTCGCCCACGCCTCGCTCGACGGCAGCATTCAGATGAAGAGCTACCTCGACGGAAAGTTCCTCCTCAAGCTCGCGCTCAACGACGACATCGTCTTCAACCAAGGCTTAG agagtcAGCTGGGCGGGTTCGCGAACGGCGccggacgcggcggagggggctCGACAGTCTCCGTGGACGCCTGCAACTTCCACGAGTGCGTCGACTTGGCGGAGTTCGACGCGCCCCAACGGGTCCTGACCTTCGTGCCTCCCGACGGAGAATTCGTCCTGATGAACTACCGCGTCGCTCACTGCCAGGCCGTCCCCTTCCGCATCTTCCCCCTCGTCGACTGGCGCGCCGGCCAGACCAAG GGCGAGCTCACAGTCAAGGTGAAGGCCGACGTGCCTGAACAGACTTACGCGGCGAGCGTGACGGTCTCCGTGCCTCTTCCAAAGAGCATCATCGCGTGCTCAACCGACGtctttcctccgcttcccgTTCAGGCAAGACCTTTCGCGATTTTT TCTGCAGAGTTTCTGCCGGCCGAGAAGCGCTTGGTTTGGAATATCCGGAAATTCCAC ggcggcgcagagatgattctgcgcgcgcggttCACGTCCTCCACACCCGCCACCGCCACTGCCTCTCACCGAAAAGAGTTCGGGCCGATTAACATGACTTTCGAGATCCCGATGTTCAACGTCTCCAACCTCCAG GTGCGCTATCTGCGGATCGCGGACAAGAATGGAGCAGCGAGTCCGTTCCGATGGGTTCGCTACGTCACGCAGTCTTCGTCCTACATTTGTCGCGTGTAG
- a CDS encoding hypothetical protein (encoded by transcript BESB_022220), producing MADRKVLVKYYPPDFDFDVLRQKKRVLYKAKELQHGKKPRQSGMSKIMNVRMMFPFTLQCASCREFVYVGTKFNSRVERVQGEDYLGIVKWRFYGRCPNCRGEICFKTDPKNGDYVLEWGGTRTYDPMRDQQLAEERVRKEREQELEGDRMKQVEAKTYNVQSELAAMEQLEELRKMNRRLVDREAATEQALQFLRQNEVPHEEADEWDDQERTELMKFMQTQRELREQEEDSNEDDDEDSAKPPRRSWTSSVQADEATRTSCPSRTRPSASSYASFSASSFSSQASSPARSEAASSARSAGSAERRGDSAESARGCAVETGRSASPSLESHAGASRKDRAAAKAPGSSAAPRSMFMLTAVSDKSPRLLVKKKKEEGDSFADLLGSYASSSSDEEKQADKEASPDGGSGADEAKTSPDCEPRGSE from the exons ATGGCGGACCGCAAAGTTCTCGTCAAGTACTATCCGCCGGACTTTGACTTTGACGTCCTCcggcagaagaagcgcgtcCTCTACAAGGCGAAAGAGCTGCAACACGGCAAGAAGCCGCGCCAGTCGGGCATGAGCAAAATTATGAACGTCCGCATGATGTTCCCCTTCACGCTCCAGTGTGCCTCCTGCAGAGAATTCGTCTACGTCGGCACCAAATTCAACTCGCGCGTCGAACGCGTCCAG GGAGAAGACTACCTCGGCATCGTCAAATGGCGCTTCTACGGCCGCTGCCCCAATTGCCGCGGAGAGATTTGCTTCAAAACAG accCGAAGAACGGCGACTACGTCCTCGAGTGGGGCGGGACTCGAACCTACGACCCGATGCGCGATCagcagctggcggaggagcgcgTGCGGAAAGAGCGA GAGCAAGAGTTGGAGGGGGACAGGATGAAGCAGGTGGAGGCCAAGACGTACAACGTGCAGAGCGAGTTGGCGGCGATGGAGCagctcgaggagctgcgtAAGATGAACCGCCGGCTAGTggaccgcgaggcggccaccgagcaggcgctgcagttcCTCCGGCAGAACGAAGTTCCTCACGAAGAAGCCGACGAGTGGGACGACCAAGAGCGCACCGAGTTGATGAAATTCATGCaaacgcagcgcgagctgcgcgagcaggaagaagactccaacgaggacgacgacgaag atAGCGCGAaaccgccgcggcggtcgtgGACGTCTTCTGTCCAGGCGGatgaggcgacgcgcacgagTTGCCCGTCGCGGACTCGGCCATCGGCGTCCTCCTatgcgtctttttctgcgtcttctttttcttcgcaaGCGTCGTCACCCGCGCGTTCTGAAGCCGCGAGTTCGGCGCGGTcagccggcagcgccgagcgaagaggagactcAGCTGAgagcgctcgcggctgtgCAGTGGAGACcgggcgaagcgcctccccctccctcgaGAGCCATGCGGGCGCCTCGAGAAAAgaccgcgccgcagccaaggCCCCCGGTAGctccgcagccccgcgctCGATGTTCATGCTCACCGCAGTCAGCGACAAGAGTCCGCGCCTGCTagtgaagaagaaaaaagaggagggcgacagctTCGCCGACCTCCTCGGGTCCTACGCTTCCTCGTccagcgacgaagagaagcaggCAGACAAAGAGGCCTCGCCCGATGGGGGCAGTGGCGCCGATGAAGCGAAAACGAGCCCAGACTGCGAACCTCGAGGAAGCGAGTAG